The Camelina sativa cultivar DH55 chromosome 18, Cs, whole genome shotgun sequence DNA window TTCTACCGTAGGATCAGAGAAGTAGTCGAATGCTACGGAGATGTACTCGTTCCTTAGCACCGAAACGTAAACAGAGATATTCCCTTTGTGCATTTCCTCCACCACATTAGTTTTCCCTGTGACAAAGCTTTGGGAGACGGTGAAGAGTGAAGTTCTCTTGAGATTGACGGCCTCTGCATGCTTCTTGATTTCATCGACTGATGGCTTGGGAGCACCTCCGATTTCCTTGTCAATGCTCAAGACTCTGGTGTACGGAGGAACAGCCTCAAAACTAGCCAAGACTGAACTGTCATCTGACTGAATCAAAACCTTCTGAGTTGATTGCTTGTCGAGTGTGGAATTGGTCAAAGCCGACTTAACTGCGTCTATAACTCCTAAGCCTTTCTTTGATGCTAAATAAGCAGCATTCTGTCGACAAACAAGGTGTTAGAGGAGCTTCCTTCAGTAAATTTAAGAGCAATTgggagtttaaaaaaaaaaagttttgaccTCTATGTTGATCAGAACTCCGGGGACTGCCTTTGCTTTGCTGAACTCAAGAAATTCAGCAAGAGTCGTGAACTTCCCAACGTTCTTGTTTGCTGGGTTTCTTAGGAAGCCCGTGGAAGTGAAGGGGTTCCCAATTTGTGCTGAAGACAAAGAGATCCCAATCTTAGTAGTTTTGTTAAGTATGAGATATTCAAAaatctttagaaaataaattattttcttacgcTTCACAGACTGAATCTCAGCCCAGGTGagatcaaaagagaaaatgCCGTTGGTAGGCTGGACCTCAGGAACACTGGTGGCTCGAGACATGAAGGTAGTCATGGCGGTGGTACTTGCTGTGAGGTCTGCAGAATCATGGCAGAAAGCAATTCCGTCTTTGGACATCTGGACAGAACAGTCAATCACGTCTGCTCCATCATTGACTGCTTTCTCGTAAGCCAGATCTGTGCAGCCTGGATAGTCCCCGCTTGCTCCATTATGAGTTGTAACTAACGCATTCCCTACTTTGGGGAGATTTCCCTTTTGGTGAGAAAAGCAAGCTGCAAGAACACATATGTGTGGGGCGTTAGCTTCTTCCTAATAACCAAATATTTGTGGATACATCTATATAAGATGAAGTCAACTCACTAATGGCTTGTGATGCTGTTGGTGGGAAATCGGTGATGATGCCATCAACAGAGAACTGGCCATTGTCCACAAACTGGAGATACTCAGCGGAGGGATCAAAGCTGTAGTTGAAGCTGGTACGCATGTCATTCGCAAACCCAGAAGCGTAGACCTCTAGACCAGCTTTGTGGGCATCAGCCACAAAGGTGGTGGCAGGCTTAAGGTACTTAGCCGTGTCAACGGGCCAAATGTAGTCTTTGGGGACAAGAACGCCTGAAGCAAAGGCCTTGATTGCTGCGAGGTTCTGTTGAAGCTCGCTGTACTTCTTGTTGGTGGTGGGCTCAATTGCCTCAGGGTTTTTGAACtcgaagatgagctttgtcttgGCCCTGCCTGCGTCCATCCCTATGCTCTTTAAGAAACCGATCTCCGGAGATGAGATGACACTAATGCCGCGGAACTGCAAGCTTCTCAGGTACTCAGCTGCGCTCAACTTGTGTTCCATGTAGAAGGCATCGTACTGcacatttgattttatttattttcaatgaaTCAACAAGAAACCTTCCCTATGTTGCTTAATCATATGCTCATAGAGAAGAAGCGGTACCTGAACGCTCAACCAGAACTTGGGAGGCTTGGTTCCGAGGACGTCCTCCACAGCGGAAACCGGCATTTGGCCGTCGAAGATGCTGGGCCGAGAGAAGATGTTCTGGATGACTgctcaagaacacaaaacatgAGAATGTGTGGTGGTGTAGAGGGAGAGTATTGTTGAAGGTaggaaaagagaaataagaCATACGAGAGACATTGGAGAAGATGGTTTCGGCATCGTAATCAATGACAAACCATCCCTTGAGGTCCTGACCGTTGACCTTGTAAGTCTTCTGGGCTTTAGGGAAGAGCGTTGAGATGGTGGTTGCATTGTCAAGTCTAATATCTGACAAGCAAAGACCGACACCGTCCTTAGTCATCTGAAGGTTGCATAACATTGTGAGGCCAGGCGAGCTGGTGCTAACAGCCATGTCGTTTGCAGGGGCGCTTGACTCCGGGAAAAGACCGGAGAATCCGCCTCTGGCAACAACCGCAGGCTCTTGtcctgaaagaaaaaagagaggtaTGGGTTCTTAGAAACAGACAAATATGATTTATGTACTACGAGCATGTTCATATGTTATACtaccaagaaaaaataaatcatgtatatatgtaaCGTAAAATGATACTTACCGCTAAGGGTGAGCCATTTCTTGCCAGGAACGGCCACGGCAGCAGCAGGAGTCCTGGGAGCCCCAACACATGAGTgtataaaaagggaaaaaatgatgatgaacCTTAGCATATCTGTGTTAATTGATCCTGTTTAAGGAAAAAACTATTATGAGACGCAAACAAATTAAATCtaagaaaaagcaaaagaggTTAAAAGATCGCACAATGCGAAAGCAAGAACATAAGCCCCTTCTCCTCTTTCTGCCTCCTTGTGCTTCTTAGCCCTGTATGGGTTTGAGTTGtgaaagaaaagatgaagagaaacgGAAGCTTGGGGCTAAAGAAAGAAGGGGTTGTAAAATGGGGAATGAGGAAAAAGAAAGTTAATTAATagtaagaaagaaaattgtTCATCCCATTTATGGCTGGAACACCCATTTAAACCTATTTTTATCTCCCTTTACCGCGTTTCTGTCGTTCATTGCATGAATCTTCCATGACATATATAAATAcgtatatattaattacttcCTCCATTCTTCACAATTTTGcacatataataatttttaacacGTACAAATATGAAAAGTCAGATATTTGAACCTGACATCGAACTGATCGAAGGTGCCATTCCATCTTGTTATGAAAAGTTCAAAGTTGAGCTTGAGGAAAAGGACCATTTCCGACCTATTCAAACCCGGGTCCATCAGAGTTTTATTCAACTTTAACCATATGATCCAGCAGCCTTATTCCGAATATTGGGGAACTTTAATATTTATAACCATACCCACCCGCGAGAATctccctcttcctcttcttctctttcttggcATCGTTAATGACTTGATATACAATGCCACTTCATTAAATACGTGTCATCTAAGCCAGCTCTTGACTAATATTTGTTGAtgttgattttgaaatcaacacttttttttatgattgggtatgaaatttgaattttatttaagtaTAGGTAGAAATTAGCACAAAGAGTTTGTACAAGTATAAATTGACACTTTTGACATTGTGATGACCCTTTTCCCATTGAGCCTGGCATGGAATCGAAGATATCATTCCACCGGCCCTAGTATATTTAACAGAGAAAAGTAGTTTATAACATGAGAATTTGGTGTTTGGATGAAAGATATGTTTTACAAgctagaaaagaaaacaaactcatGTTGTACACTTCTTTGAGCTGTAATACAACTCTTGGATGTCCCTCCTACTATAGAATGGGTGTACCCTACTTAACGGCTTTCAATATGTATTTACCTTATGTCAACGAATAGTCAGTTGTTCCATGtcaagttttagttttttttttccggttgtGTATGAAATAGATCAATGTTTTTGGTCTTGTATTTTATGGAATATTGGAGAAGATACACGCGCATAGAACGATAGATTTGAACCACCGAACGACAAAGTTGGTGTTAATTGGATAAAAGTGATTACTTAGGATCAAAAAGTCATTTGGTCATGGCCATTTTCATCGGATCCCACATAGGTAATGTGATGCCTTTAAAGTCCTATTTTGCACTCAAACACAGCTTTTGAATGTTGCGATCGTGAGTACTAATGATAGGGTCCGGAAAGGAGCTTGGGGTGTGACAAATTAATCAATGCCCCATTAGCAATATGGGATCATAAAAACGACTAATGAATCCATATATCATTGACAAAATTAGATGACTATGGAGTAAAAGAAGATGATCTCACATATTGGAACTGACTctaaatgaaaagaagaaaagaatgaatCAGTTTTAGCAAGTAAGGTTTTAGTAAGGTTTTAGTAAGGTTTTagtattcactttttttttctatcattcACTATCACATGTTTTCTGTGTATTTGCGTCCTATACTTTTTGTCAGACGTTAATTATATCAGTTTGTTTGTATACGATTTCAATGCAATAAATGAATTAGGcgttaaaaagagaaagagaacaactCAGAAATTTGAATTTCTCGGATTTAGAAATTTTTGAACGTTCAAAAATTTAGTAACGGATGACGGATTGAATCTCGGATAGTTTAATTCCATCCATGCATTGGCTTAAAAaagatttgacttttgaagtttgtttgttttcttttagagAAATTCTGACTTAGGAAGAAAAAGCATTGAACAAATGAACATATTCGAAAAAGGTGAATAGTACAGTTTTTATTGGGAAACATTGAAGAAACCGAAAAGGCTCAAACCGCCTTTAAAAAGGAAGCCAAGGGAAGGGAAGAACCAACTCCAATCGACGCGagtttatatataagtaacTAGAGACGACCCGGACCCGGACCCGGACCCGGACCCGGACCCGGACCCGGACCCGGACCCGGACCCGGACCCCACAACTGTTtcaaatagagagaagagagattttgttgtttcaaaaaaattaaatcaatctcACAAAAACCTCTTTGCGATTCCATTCCCCTTGGCTCTCACAGTcacagatctctctctctctttctcttcttcttcttcttcttcctcccatGGAtcccgcttcttcttcttcaacaaatcAGCGCAACCGAATCGTCTCTTCTGGTATACACTCTTCACCCCCTCTCTCATTATTATTACTCTTTCGCATCACTCTGATTTCTCGAATTTAACCAAATCCCCCAATTGAACCCACACCAAACCGTAGAGCATTATAGAGCCGTTAATTAtgttcgtcttttttttttttttttttttgttactttctcCCATGGTTTCTACTTCTAACGAGATATATGTTTGCCTTCGCGCAGGGGAAAGACCAGTGATGGCGGTTAATGGCGTCAACCAGGtaattcaattcaattcttattcttcttcttcttcttcttcttcttctattcagTTCTTTTTGTAAACCATCCTAGGGTTAAAGTGCCTTGTTCTTTTTCACCAGCAGGTCTCTTCTCACGAAGTTGGAAGGAAcattgtatcttcttcttcttcttcttcttcaattactCCTTCTCCTGGTCCCGCTCCATACTTCAATGTCCTTCAACCCCCTACTAATGTCTATCATTACGATTGGGATGTTGCAAATCCTGGTATTATTtgtgttcttctctctctctctttctctttctctttcgtaTAATCTCCTTTTGGTTTGTGAGAGTACTCAATTgcattcttgtgtgtgtgtgttctctAGGGTATGCACAAAGCATCAACAGTTGGGATGGATATTCACATTATGCTACTAACCCTGAAGTCATGCATGTGCCACAGGTTAGCATGACTTGTCTTGTTACTGCGTTATTCTATCTTTCTCTTCCAGTTACATTATTAACTTTGGTTATTCTTTATTCTCAGATTGTCTACAATGACAATTCATCTGTTATGTACCACCCTGGTTATGGCTTCAACCCTTATACATCTATGATGTTGGAGGGCCAAATCCCAGTCTCCCCTGCCTTTTACCCACCTTTTGGTGCACCTTCTGCTACGTATTATACTCCCTCTGATATTGACCCATTATCTGCTTATATGATTCCTTTTGGGCAATATGGTGGAGCCAGTTTTCCTGGGAATCAAGGGGACAACTCTTTTACATCTCCTATACCTTATCCTCAGACGATGGGTATACTTGGCCCATACGACCACAATGCCTCACAGGTGCACTCTTCTCTTATGTTTTAACTATGGGCTGATTGGTTAGgtggactttttttttacaaggaAGAATACTACATTAATGTGCCACTGGTTATTAGTATCACTAGCTTTTTTATGATTTCATTTCACTGGTCTTCTTCTGCAaagattatgaatatatatatatatatatatatatatatacatactgtCATGCATCCTATAAGAGCCATGaaattttctcatatatatgtcaagctttcgtttcttcttccctATAATGGTTTCGGAGAATGGAGGCGTTTTGGCATactcatcaaattcaaattagTTTACAGTTTTATGGGCTTATCTCATGttgttgacatcttcttctatcAGGTGACTTTGCATGGGAGTGGAGTTGCTTCAAGCTCGTCTCTGGGAGGTTATTATCATGTAGGATCTTACCAGAATCCTAGCTCTATCGCCCCATATTATGGAGCTGATAATCGAGTCAGAGTAACCCCTGACATAGGTAAAAGGCGAGAGAAGGAGCAGGGCCCTGTATCTACCACCAATGATCTGTATGGTAATCGAGGACCACGGTCATCAAGCCGGGTAAAGAGTAAGATCAGCTCCAAACCTGGTTCTACTACTGATGATTCAACGAGTGATTCAAGTACAGCTGGACCAAATCCCAGTTTGTACAACCATCCAGAATTTGTGACAGAATATAAGAATGCCAAATTCTTTGTCGTCAAGTCATTTAGTGAAGACAATGTCCACAGGAGTATCAAGTACAATGTCTGGGCCAGCACACCGCATGGCAACAAAAAATTAGATACGGCTTATCGAGATGCTGAGAAGATGGGTGGGAAGTGCCCAATCTTTCTGTTCTTCTCGGTATGGCTTGTTTCTGTTGACGTAATAGTATATATGTAACTGATATGTTCCTTTTTATAGCAATTGGAAGACAACCATAAGTTGCTTCAAGGAAACAGTGAGACTAACGAAAGTTCAAAATCTTGCAGGTAAATGCTAGTGGACAATTCTGTGGGGTGTCCGAAATGGTCGGACCTGTAGACTTTGAAAAGGATGCTGGTTACTGGCAGCAAGACAGGTGGAGTGGGCAGTTCCCAGTGAAATGGCATATTGTGAAAGATGTACCGAATAACCGATTTAGTCATATTCTTTTACAAAACAATGAGAACAAGCCGGTGACCCACAGCCGAGACTCGCAGGAGGTGggtctaacttttttttgttttatgatgaTTTATTTCGCTGTCTTAGTAGTTGGTGTAGTAATTTGGAAGCTGAAATATGGGGGACAGGAAAGTTCTGCTTCAATAGTTTTTCGTGGTATTAGACTGATGGGCATGTAAGGCTTGGTAGAAAAATGCTTACACTGGTGGCTTTCTATAGATTTTGAACTCGTAAATTAAATGGTGCATGCATTAACTAACGGAAAATCTAATTTTGTGGGTGATGTGACTAAATTGATGAACTGTAACAGGTGAAGCTACGTCAGGGGATAGAGATGCTCAGAATCTTCAAAGAATATGAGGCACATACATCGATCCTCGAAGATTTCGGCTACtatgatgagagagagaggcagaaGATGGGAGGAGTAGATGGAACGAAGAAAGAAGCTGGGGAAGAAGAGACTTCAGTGGAGCAGCTATCAGAGCGTCTTCAAGCTGTAACAGTAGCAGATGGAAAGGAggggaaaaaagaagagttGATAACTGATTGATACAGTTAGTAGTAAGTAGAAGGAAACATTCTTTTTGGTAACAATAAGCAATTGGGGTTCTCTGTTTTTCCATTCGGGTGGGGTGGGGGTGCTTGTATACTAAACAAAAAAGGCAaggatgaaaagaaaaaaatccaattcCTTGTAGGGTTTGTCAGCAACTGTGACTATTGTAGCATTATGTGGAAACGGCGCCGTTTTcaggttataaaaaaaaaaaaaagttggtatcATTCATTGGTGCTCCCTTGTCATTCATTCTCCTTGTTTCTTTAGTAACATCAAATTCAATTCTCAAGTCTCTCTGTAGTTCTTCTCTAATGGCGTCTTCTTCTCTCGTACGAATCGCTGTTGTCGGAGATATTGTAATGTTATTTCCTCCCTccgtatctctctctctctctcaaagccttctttgatctttttgtttagTCTTACCTTTTTCGTGTTCTGTGTTAAAGCATGGCTTCTGGAATCTAGATGAAGATCAAAAGGCTCTTCGGCTGCTGCAGGTTCTTTTGATTTCCTTCCATCTTTCTAAACCCTTTTTCATGTTTACTTCCCCGTATCTTATGAACCCTAAATTCTCTTCCTGAACCTGATTTGCAGCCTCACTTGGTGCTATTCACAGGCAGCTTCTCTGTTACTTTCGACGAATTGACTTCCTTTTCGACTTTTCTTTTATCTACTTTTCTTCATACTACCCTTCTATGATTTTGATTAGGTGATTTTGGTGAGGAAGATGTCTCACTTGTGCAGAGCGTAGCCGCTCTTCCTTTCCCTAAAGCAGTTATTTTAGGTAATCACGATGCCTGGAACACCCAGAAGTTCTCAAGGTTAGCACCaacccttttttctttctgatttacCGTTTTTTCGAACATTGGTCTTGGTCTTGTGCTCTGATTTCGACTAGTGAGGTTTCTATGGTCTGGTGTATGTTTCTTTCAGCAAACAAAACGGCGTTCAAATGCAGCTCGATAGGTGAGTTTTCCACTATTTTCTTGTGCTTTTGACACTCATGCTTCATCAAGAAGT harbors:
- the LOC104761901 gene encoding glycerophosphodiester phosphodiesterase GDPDL7, whose amino-acid sequence is MLRFIIIFSLFIHSCVGAPRTPAAAVAVPGKKWLTLSGQEPAVVARGGFSGLFPESSAPANDMAVSTSSPGLTMLCNLQMTKDGVGLCLSDIRLDNATTISTLFPKAQKTYKVNGQDLKGWFVIDYDAETIFSNVSLIQNIFSRPSIFDGQMPVSAVEDVLGTKPPKFWLSVQYDAFYMEHKLSAAEYLRSLQFRGISVISSPEIGFLKSIGMDAGRAKTKLIFEFKNPEAIEPTTNKKYSELQQNLAAIKAFASGVLVPKDYIWPVDTAKYLKPATTFVADAHKAGLEVYASGFANDMRTSFNYSFDPSAEYLQFVDNGQFSVDGIITDFPPTASQAITCFSHQKGNLPKVGNALVTTHNGASGDYPGCTDLAYEKAVNDGADVIDCSVQMSKDGIAFCHDSADLTASTTAMTTFMSRATSVPEVQPTNGIFSFDLTWAEIQSVKPQIGNPFTSTGFLRNPANKNVGKFTTLAEFLEFSKAKAVPGVLINIENAAYLASKKGLGVIDAVKSALTNSTLDKQSTQKVLIQSDDSSVLASFEAVPPYTRVLSIDKEIGGAPKPSVDEIKKHAEAVNLKRTSLFTVSQSFVTGKTNVVEEMHKGNISVYVSVLRNEYISVAFDYFSDPTVELATFIAGSGVDGVITEFPATATRYLRSPCSDLNKDQPYAILPAEAGALLAVADKEAQPPASAPNPPLDAKDVIDPPLPPVAKLEASNEAEGSKPHPPPSGTVAIAANLGLSLLAMLALGVLCVA
- the LOC104761914 gene encoding uncharacterized protein LOC104761914 isoform X2 — protein: MDPASSSSTNQRNRIVSSGERPVMAVNGVNQVSSHEVGRNIVSSSSSSSSITPSPGPAPYFNVLQPPTNVYHYDWDVANPGYAQSINSWDGYSHYATNPEVMHVPQIVYNDNSSVMYHPGYGFNPYTSMMLEGQIPVSPAFYPPFGAPSATYYTPSDIDPLSAYMIPFGQYGGASFPGNQGDNSFTSPIPYPQTMGILGPYDHNASQVTLHGSGVASSSSLGGYYHVGSYQNPSSIAPYYGADNRVRVTPDIGKRREKEQGPVSTTNDLYGNRGPRSSSRVKSKISSKPGSTTDDSTSDSSTAGPNPSLYNHPEFVTEYKNAKFFVVKSFSEDNVHRSIKYNVWASTPHGNKKLDTAYRDAEKMGGKCPIFLFFSVNASGQFCGVSEMVGPVDFEKDAGYWQQDRWSGQFPVKWHIVKDVPNNRFSHILLQNNENKPVTHSRDSQEVKLRQGIEMLRIFKEYEAHTSILEDFGYYDERERQKMGGVDGTKKEAGEEETSVEQLSERLQAVTVADGKEGKKEELITD
- the LOC104761914 gene encoding uncharacterized protein LOC104761914 isoform X1 translates to MDPASSSSTNQRNRIVSSGERPVMAVNGVNQQVSSHEVGRNIVSSSSSSSSITPSPGPAPYFNVLQPPTNVYHYDWDVANPGYAQSINSWDGYSHYATNPEVMHVPQIVYNDNSSVMYHPGYGFNPYTSMMLEGQIPVSPAFYPPFGAPSATYYTPSDIDPLSAYMIPFGQYGGASFPGNQGDNSFTSPIPYPQTMGILGPYDHNASQVTLHGSGVASSSSLGGYYHVGSYQNPSSIAPYYGADNRVRVTPDIGKRREKEQGPVSTTNDLYGNRGPRSSSRVKSKISSKPGSTTDDSTSDSSTAGPNPSLYNHPEFVTEYKNAKFFVVKSFSEDNVHRSIKYNVWASTPHGNKKLDTAYRDAEKMGGKCPIFLFFSVNASGQFCGVSEMVGPVDFEKDAGYWQQDRWSGQFPVKWHIVKDVPNNRFSHILLQNNENKPVTHSRDSQEVKLRQGIEMLRIFKEYEAHTSILEDFGYYDERERQKMGGVDGTKKEAGEEETSVEQLSERLQAVTVADGKEGKKEELITD